One Streptomyces fagopyri DNA window includes the following coding sequences:
- a CDS encoding ectoine synthase produces the protein MIVRSFKDIEGTDRHVKSASGTWESKRIVLAKEKVGFSVHETILYAGTETSMWYANHIEAVVCVEGEAELTDDETGFTYTITPGTMYLLDGHERHTMRIKEDFRCICVFNPPVTGREDHDENGVYPLLTEEV, from the coding sequence GTGATAGTCCGTTCGTTCAAGGACATCGAAGGCACCGACCGGCACGTGAAGTCGGCCTCGGGCACCTGGGAGAGCAAGCGCATCGTCCTCGCCAAGGAGAAGGTCGGCTTCTCCGTGCACGAGACGATCCTGTACGCGGGCACGGAGACGTCGATGTGGTACGCCAACCACATCGAGGCCGTCGTCTGCGTCGAGGGCGAGGCCGAACTCACCGACGACGAGACCGGGTTCACGTACACGATCACACCCGGCACCATGTACCTCCTCGACGGGCACGAGAGGCACACGATGCGGATCAAGGAGGACTTCCGCTGCATCTGCGTCTTCAACCCGCCCGTCACCGGGCGCGAGGACCACGACGAGAACGGCGTCTACCCGCTGCTCACCGAGGAGGTGTGA
- a CDS encoding GbsR/MarR family transcriptional regulator, with protein MPGGRLTQQERQQVALGLADGLAYAEIARRLDRPTSTITREVMRNGGPTAYRADLAHRATERRAHRRRQAAPQGAEAPAQPHGRDAEAVREYEETFTTVIMQSGMSKMMSRVLACLCISDAGSLTASELVQRLQVSPASISKAIAFLESQGLVRRERDESRRERYIVDDDIWYRSMMASARSTAQLVETTRQGVVVLGPGTPAAVRLENIARFLDFVSESIARAAEQARDILHVKPGPATGQAGRPVPEDGAGRTAGGAAGEPPKGEGEG; from the coding sequence ATGCCGGGAGGCAGACTCACCCAGCAGGAACGTCAGCAGGTCGCGCTGGGACTGGCCGACGGCCTCGCCTACGCGGAGATCGCCAGACGTCTCGACCGTCCGACCTCGACCATCACCCGGGAGGTCATGCGCAACGGCGGCCCGACCGCGTACCGCGCCGATCTCGCCCATCGCGCCACCGAGCGCCGCGCCCACCGCCGCAGGCAGGCCGCGCCGCAGGGGGCGGAGGCGCCCGCGCAGCCCCACGGGCGCGATGCCGAGGCGGTGCGCGAGTACGAGGAGACGTTCACCACCGTGATCATGCAGTCGGGCATGTCCAAGATGATGTCCCGCGTGCTGGCCTGCCTCTGCATCAGCGACGCGGGCAGTCTCACCGCGTCCGAACTCGTCCAGCGTCTCCAGGTCAGCCCGGCGTCCATCTCCAAGGCGATCGCGTTCCTGGAGAGCCAGGGCCTGGTCCGCAGGGAGCGCGACGAAAGCCGCCGCGAGCGGTACATCGTCGACGACGACATCTGGTACCGGTCGATGATGGCCAGCGCCCGGTCCACCGCCCAACTCGTCGAGACCACACGGCAAGGCGTCGTCGTCCTGGGCCCGGGCACCCCGGCCGCCGTCCGCCTCGAGAACATCGCCCGCTTCCTCGACTTCGTCTCCGAGAGCATCGCGCGCGCCGCCGAACAGGCCCGCGACATCCTCCACGTGAAACCCGGACCGGCCACCGGGCAGGCGGGCCGCCCGGTGCCCGAGGACGGGGCCGGGCGGACGGCAGGAGGGGCCGCGGGCGAACCCCCGAAGGGTGAGGGCGAAGGGTAG
- a CDS encoding GNAT family N-acetyltransferase, producing the protein MRTHRTAGSLVIRTALAGEAAAIADLHVRARATYYPDGLPEDGLDWPARWRGAIERPDTHVLCAVRDGRLAGIASFRTDEGAPADSVKLFQFHVAPDRWRQGIGTSLHAACVEEWQADGMRTATLDVHAGNARAQGFYARRGWFPDPENPPAEGDHHLFLRYTVPGE; encoded by the coding sequence ATCAGAACGCACCGCACCGCCGGCTCCCTCGTGATCAGGACCGCGCTGGCCGGCGAGGCCGCCGCCATCGCCGATCTGCATGTCCGCGCCCGCGCCACCTACTACCCGGACGGCCTGCCCGAGGACGGTCTCGACTGGCCGGCGCGCTGGCGCGGCGCCATCGAGCGCCCGGACACCCATGTGCTGTGCGCGGTGCGCGACGGCCGCCTGGCCGGCATCGCCTCCTTCCGTACGGACGAGGGCGCGCCCGCCGACTCCGTGAAGCTCTTCCAGTTCCATGTCGCCCCCGACCGCTGGCGCCAGGGCATCGGTACCTCCCTGCACGCGGCCTGCGTGGAGGAGTGGCAGGCCGACGGGATGCGGACGGCCACCCTCGACGTGCACGCCGGCAACGCACGCGCGCAGGGCTTCTACGCCCGCCGGGGCTGGTTCCCGGACCCGGAGAACCCGCCGGCCGAGGGCGACCACCACCTCTTCCTGCGGTACACCGTGCCCGGGGAATGA
- a CDS encoding aldehyde dehydrogenase (NADP(+)), translating to MAAAPVWSVDPRTGKQREQVAVEATAQEVDETVRAAHAARGSLVDRTARAAFLRTAADLLEGAKDQLVEAADAETALGPVRLTGELARTCYQLRAFGDIVDEGAFLDVVINHPDDTATPPIPDLRRYKVPLGVVAVYSASNFPFAFSVAGGDTASALAAGCPVVVKAHPDHPALSELVAAVLRRAAGRHGIPAGVVGLVHGFEAGVELVRHPLVAAAGFTGSVRGGRALFDAAAARPVPIPFHGELGSLNPVVVTEAAAAERAEAIGAGLAGSMTLGVGQFCVKPGLVLAPASAAGDRLLKSLTDAVSNTDSGVLLDHRMRDNFVAGVAERAGLPGVEAPVTPGAGGEHTVSPGFLTVPARKLATAGEHDLLLEECFGPLTVIARYEDESEAGALLSRLPGNLTATVQLSAEEAAGEGRGAEILAELTPLAGRVVVNGWPTGVAVAPAQHHGGPYPATTSTSTSVGGTAIERWLRPVAYQGAPEPLLPAELRDDNPLDLPRRFNGRLER from the coding sequence GTGGCAGCAGCACCAGTCTGGAGTGTCGACCCCCGAACCGGGAAGCAGCGCGAGCAGGTTGCGGTGGAGGCCACGGCCCAGGAGGTCGACGAGACCGTCCGCGCCGCACACGCCGCCCGGGGCTCCCTCGTGGACCGCACAGCGCGCGCGGCCTTCCTGCGTACCGCCGCGGACCTGCTCGAAGGGGCCAAGGACCAGCTCGTCGAGGCCGCCGACGCGGAGACCGCGCTCGGCCCGGTCCGGCTCACCGGCGAACTCGCCCGCACCTGCTACCAGTTGCGGGCCTTCGGGGACATCGTCGACGAGGGCGCGTTCCTCGACGTCGTGATCAACCACCCCGACGACACGGCGACCCCGCCGATCCCGGACCTGCGCCGCTACAAGGTGCCGCTGGGTGTCGTCGCCGTCTACTCGGCCTCGAACTTCCCCTTCGCCTTCTCGGTCGCGGGCGGCGACACCGCGAGCGCGCTGGCGGCCGGCTGCCCGGTCGTGGTCAAGGCGCACCCCGACCACCCGGCGCTCTCCGAGCTGGTCGCGGCCGTCCTGCGCCGGGCCGCCGGCCGGCACGGCATCCCGGCGGGTGTCGTCGGCCTGGTGCACGGCTTCGAGGCGGGCGTCGAACTCGTCAGGCACCCGCTGGTCGCGGCGGCCGGCTTCACCGGGTCCGTCCGTGGCGGCCGGGCGCTCTTCGACGCGGCGGCCGCGCGCCCCGTGCCGATCCCCTTCCACGGCGAACTCGGCTCCCTGAACCCCGTGGTCGTCACCGAGGCCGCGGCGGCCGAGCGTGCCGAGGCGATCGGTGCCGGACTCGCGGGCTCGATGACGCTGGGCGTCGGCCAGTTCTGTGTGAAGCCGGGCCTGGTGCTGGCCCCGGCGAGCGCGGCCGGTGACCGGCTCCTCAAGTCGCTCACGGACGCCGTCAGCAACACCGACTCCGGTGTCCTCCTCGACCACCGCATGCGCGACAACTTCGTCGCCGGGGTCGCCGAGCGCGCCGGTCTCCCCGGCGTGGAGGCCCCGGTGACCCCCGGTGCCGGCGGCGAGCACACGGTGAGCCCCGGCTTCCTGACCGTGCCCGCGCGGAAGCTCGCGACGGCCGGCGAGCACGACCTGCTCCTGGAGGAGTGCTTCGGCCCCCTCACCGTGATCGCCCGCTACGAGGACGAGTCCGAGGCCGGCGCGCTGCTGTCCCGGCTGCCCGGCAACCTCACCGCCACCGTGCAGCTCTCCGCCGAGGAGGCGGCCGGCGAGGGGCGTGGCGCCGAGATCCTCGCCGAGCTGACGCCGCTCGCCGGGCGCGTCGTGGTCAACGGCTGGCCGACGGGCGTCGCCGTCGCCCCGGCCCAGCACCACGGTGGTCCGTACCCCGCGACGACGTCCACGTCGACGTCCGTCGGCGGTACGGCGATCGAGCGGTGGCTGCGGCCGGTGGCCTACCAGGGCGCTCCCGAGCCGCTGTTGCCGGCCGAACTGCGCGACGACAACCCGCTGGATCTGCCGCGTCGGTTCAACGGGCGGCTGGAGCGCTGA
- a CDS encoding DsbA family oxidoreductase — protein sequence MRVEIWSDIACPWCYVGKARFEKALDAFPHRDEVEVVHRSFELDPGRAKGDVQPVLAMLTKKYGMSEAQAQAGEENLGAQAAAEGLAYRTRDRDHGNTFDMHRLLHFAKEQGRQDELIGALYRANFAEERTVFGDEERLVELAVAAGLDADAARAVLADPRAYADDVRADEREAAELGANGVPFFVLDRKYGVSGAQPAEVFTQALTQAWGERPPLRLIQQGSADAEVCGPDGCAVPQQ from the coding sequence ATGCGCGTCGAGATCTGGAGCGACATCGCCTGCCCCTGGTGCTACGTGGGAAAGGCGCGCTTCGAGAAGGCGCTCGACGCCTTCCCGCACCGCGACGAGGTCGAAGTGGTGCACCGCTCCTTCGAGCTCGACCCGGGCCGTGCCAAGGGTGACGTCCAGCCGGTCCTCGCGATGCTCACCAAGAAGTACGGCATGAGCGAGGCGCAGGCGCAGGCCGGCGAGGAGAACCTGGGCGCGCAGGCCGCCGCCGAGGGCCTCGCCTACCGCACCCGGGACCGCGACCACGGCAACACCTTCGACATGCACCGCCTCCTGCACTTCGCCAAGGAGCAGGGCCGGCAGGACGAGCTGATCGGCGCCCTGTACCGGGCGAACTTCGCCGAGGAGCGGACCGTCTTCGGTGACGAGGAGCGGCTCGTCGAGCTGGCCGTCGCCGCCGGACTCGACGCCGACGCGGCCCGCGCGGTCCTCGCCGACCCGCGGGCGTACGCCGACGACGTGCGCGCCGACGAGCGCGAGGCGGCCGAGCTGGGCGCGAACGGCGTACCGTTCTTCGTCCTCGACCGCAAGTACGGTGTCTCCGGCGCCCAGCCCGCCGAGGTGTTCACACAGGCGCTGACCCAGGCCTGGGGCGAGCGTCCGCCACTGCGGCTGATCCAGCAGGGCTCCGCCGACGCGGAGGTCTGCGGCCCGGACGGATGCGCCGTGCCGCAGCAGTGA
- a CDS encoding aminotransferase class V-fold PLP-dependent enzyme — METFESLVRAEFAPKNTYLNTASTGLLPVRAVEAMRTAVASVAAGRPADMFADVEAARASFARLAGVPAARVAAGASVAVYSGLIAAALPAGAEVLTAEADFSSVVNPFHVRGDLKVRAVPLERLAESVRPGTALVAVSAAQSADGRVADLAAIREAARTHGARTYVDASQAAGWLPLTAGAYDYVSSVAFKWLVCPRGVAFLVVPEDFGGLTALFAGWVAGEAPWDSCYGPVEELAHSARRFDESPSLFSYAGARHSLELLEQLGVERVRTHDLGLADRFRAGLRELGHEPVPAPGSPIVSVPGLGRLQPELSEAGVEVSDRAGNLRAAFHLYNTPADVDRLLDALRP, encoded by the coding sequence ATGGAGACCTTCGAGAGCCTCGTACGCGCCGAGTTCGCCCCGAAGAACACCTATCTGAACACCGCGAGCACCGGACTGCTGCCGGTCCGCGCGGTGGAGGCGATGCGTACCGCCGTCGCGTCCGTCGCCGCCGGACGGCCCGCGGACATGTTCGCGGACGTCGAGGCCGCCCGCGCGTCGTTCGCGCGGCTGGCCGGAGTCCCGGCGGCCCGGGTGGCGGCCGGGGCGTCGGTCGCCGTCTACAGCGGACTGATCGCCGCCGCGCTGCCGGCCGGCGCCGAAGTACTCACCGCCGAGGCCGACTTCAGCTCCGTGGTGAACCCCTTCCACGTCCGCGGCGACCTCAAGGTGCGCGCCGTACCGCTGGAGCGGCTCGCCGAGTCCGTACGACCCGGCACCGCACTCGTCGCGGTCAGCGCGGCGCAGTCCGCCGACGGCCGGGTCGCGGACCTGGCGGCGATCCGGGAGGCCGCCCGGACCCACGGCGCGCGGACGTACGTCGACGCGTCCCAGGCGGCCGGCTGGCTGCCGCTGACGGCGGGCGCCTACGACTACGTCTCCTCCGTCGCCTTCAAGTGGCTGGTCTGCCCCCGGGGCGTCGCGTTCCTCGTCGTCCCGGAAGACTTCGGCGGGCTCACCGCGCTGTTCGCCGGCTGGGTCGCGGGGGAGGCGCCCTGGGACAGCTGCTACGGACCGGTCGAGGAACTCGCCCACTCGGCACGGCGGTTCGACGAGAGTCCCAGCCTCTTCTCGTACGCGGGGGCCCGCCATTCGCTGGAGCTCCTCGAGCAGCTGGGGGTGGAGCGCGTACGCACCCACGACCTGGGCCTCGCCGACCGGTTCCGCGCCGGGCTGCGGGAGCTCGGCCACGAACCGGTGCCCGCGCCCGGCTCGCCGATCGTCTCCGTGCCCGGACTCGGGCGTCTGCAGCCGGAGTTGAGCGAGGCCGGGGTGGAGGTCTCCGACCGGGCGGGCAACCTGCGCGCCGCCTTCCACCTGTACAACACACCCGCCGACGTCGACCGGCTGCTGGACGCTCTGCGTCCCTGA
- the ectB gene encoding diaminobutyrate--2-oxoglutarate transaminase: MTITPPDLSVFETLESEVRSYCRNWPTVFDRAQGSRMYDEDGHAYLDFFAGAGSLNYGHNNPVLKRALIDYLERDGVTHGLDMSTTAKRAFLEAFQNLVLRPRDLPYKVMFPGPTGTNAVESALKLARKVKGREAIVSFTNAFHGMSLGSLAVTGNAFKRAGAGVPLVHGTPMPFDNYFDGQVPDFLWFERLLEDQGSGLNQPAAVIVETVQGEGGINVARPEWLRALADLCRRRDMLLIVDDIQMGCGRTGAFFSFEEAGIVPDIVTVSKSISGYGLPMSLCLFKPELDIWEPGEHNGTFRGNNPAFVTAAATLETYWSDGSAMEKQTRARGEQIEQGLISITEENLADVREYRGRGLVWGLEFHEKARAGRVAQRAFELGLLIETSGPESEVVKLLPALTITPEELDEGLRTLARAVRETL; the protein is encoded by the coding sequence GTGACCATCACCCCGCCCGACCTGAGCGTCTTCGAGACCCTGGAGTCGGAGGTGCGCAGCTACTGCCGCAACTGGCCCACCGTCTTCGACCGGGCGCAGGGCAGCCGGATGTACGACGAGGACGGACACGCGTACCTCGACTTCTTCGCCGGCGCCGGTTCCCTCAACTACGGGCACAACAACCCGGTACTCAAACGGGCCCTGATCGACTACCTGGAACGCGACGGCGTCACCCACGGTCTCGACATGTCGACGACCGCCAAACGCGCGTTCCTCGAGGCCTTCCAGAACCTCGTGCTGCGCCCGCGTGACCTGCCGTACAAGGTGATGTTCCCGGGCCCCACCGGCACCAACGCCGTGGAGTCAGCGCTGAAGCTGGCGCGGAAGGTGAAGGGGCGCGAGGCGATCGTGTCCTTCACCAACGCCTTCCACGGGATGTCGCTCGGATCGCTCGCCGTCACCGGCAACGCCTTCAAGCGCGCGGGCGCCGGGGTGCCGCTCGTGCACGGCACCCCGATGCCGTTCGACAACTACTTCGACGGCCAGGTGCCGGACTTCCTCTGGTTCGAACGCCTGCTGGAGGACCAGGGGTCCGGCCTCAACCAGCCCGCCGCGGTCATCGTGGAGACCGTCCAGGGCGAGGGCGGCATCAACGTCGCCCGGCCCGAGTGGCTGCGCGCCCTCGCCGACCTGTGCAGGCGGCGGGACATGCTGCTGATCGTCGACGACATCCAGATGGGCTGCGGACGGACGGGGGCGTTCTTCTCCTTCGAGGAGGCGGGGATCGTGCCCGACATCGTGACCGTGTCCAAGTCCATCAGCGGCTACGGCCTGCCCATGTCGCTGTGCCTGTTCAAGCCCGAACTGGACATCTGGGAGCCCGGCGAGCACAACGGCACCTTCCGCGGCAACAACCCCGCGTTCGTGACGGCCGCCGCGACCCTGGAGACGTACTGGTCGGACGGCTCCGCCATGGAGAAGCAGACCCGTGCCCGCGGCGAGCAGATCGAGCAGGGCCTGATCTCCATCACCGAGGAGAATCTCGCCGACGTCCGGGAGTACCGGGGGCGCGGGCTCGTCTGGGGGCTGGAGTTCCACGAGAAGGCACGCGCGGGACGCGTCGCGCAGCGCGCCTTCGAACTCGGGCTGCTCATCGAGACGTCGGGGCCGGAGAGCGAGGTCGTGAAACTCCTCCCGGCACTCACCATCACCCCCGAGGAACTCGACGAAGGCCTGCGCACCCTCGCCCGCGCCGTGCGCGAGACCCTCTGA
- a CDS encoding DUF4097 family beta strand repeat-containing protein, producing MQKFDTPAPVSAVLDIPAGRVRLVAADRADTTVEILPADASKSRDVEAAEQTGVTYGDGVLRIETAAAKNRILGASGSVEVTVRLPAGSRVEARAAGAELRGVGRLGDVTFEGGQATVELDEAGSTHLTVLAGDVSVGRLNGPAQISTRKGDIRVTEAVRGAVTLRTEHGGISVGAAHGVSASLDAGTGYGRIHNALRNTAGAGAGLTIRATTAYGDISARAL from the coding sequence ATGCAGAAGTTCGACACCCCCGCCCCCGTCTCGGCCGTCCTCGACATCCCCGCGGGACGCGTCCGGCTCGTCGCCGCCGACCGGGCCGACACCACGGTCGAGATCCTGCCGGCGGACGCCTCGAAGAGCCGCGACGTCGAGGCGGCGGAACAGACCGGGGTCACCTACGGCGACGGCGTCCTGCGGATCGAGACCGCGGCGGCGAAGAACCGGATCCTCGGCGCTTCCGGATCCGTCGAGGTGACGGTCCGGCTGCCCGCCGGCTCCCGCGTCGAGGCGAGGGCGGCCGGCGCCGAGCTCCGGGGTGTCGGACGGCTCGGTGACGTCACCTTCGAAGGCGGGCAGGCCACGGTCGAGCTCGACGAGGCCGGGAGCACCCACCTCACCGTCCTCGCCGGTGACGTCTCCGTCGGCCGGCTGAACGGCCCCGCGCAGATCAGCACCCGCAAGGGCGACATCCGCGTCACCGAGGCCGTGCGCGGCGCGGTCACACTGCGCACCGAGCACGGTGGGATCTCGGTCGGCGCCGCCCACGGAGTCTCCGCGTCCCTGGACGCCGGCACCGGCTACGGCCGGATCCACAACGCTCTCCGGAACACCGCCGGCGCCGGAGCCGGCCTGACCATCCGGGCGACCACCGCCTACGGCGACATCTCCGCCCGCGCCCTCTGA
- a CDS encoding DUF1349 domain-containing protein, which translates to MDLELPELPFPLRTYGPDGHWSYEDGVLAGWAGGRQDRFVPPTGEALDPASDAPRLLGAPEGDFQLIARVTVGFGASFDAGVLYVHVGERAWAKLCLEYSPDVPTVCTVVTRGHSDDANSFSVNGSSVWLRISRTGRAFAFHASRNGTKWTFIRLFTLGDEKETSDALVGFMTQSPMGEGCVVTYDGIEFRPNWPQDLRDGS; encoded by the coding sequence ATGGACCTGGAACTTCCTGAACTTCCCTTCCCCCTGCGCACGTACGGCCCGGACGGACACTGGTCCTACGAGGACGGGGTGCTCGCGGGCTGGGCCGGCGGCCGCCAGGACCGTTTCGTGCCGCCCACGGGCGAGGCCCTGGACCCCGCCTCGGACGCGCCCCGGCTGCTCGGCGCCCCCGAGGGGGACTTCCAGCTGATCGCCCGGGTCACGGTCGGCTTCGGGGCCTCCTTCGACGCGGGCGTGCTCTACGTCCACGTGGGGGAGCGGGCCTGGGCGAAACTCTGCCTGGAGTACTCCCCGGATGTGCCGACCGTCTGCACGGTGGTCACCCGGGGTCATTCCGACGATGCCAACTCCTTCTCCGTGAACGGCAGTTCCGTCTGGCTGCGAATCAGCAGGACCGGCCGCGCCTTCGCCTTCCACGCCTCCCGCAACGGAACGAAGTGGACCTTCATCCGGCTCTTCACGCTGGGCGACGAGAAGGAGACGTCCGACGCGCTGGTCGGCTTCATGACGCAGTCCCCGATGGGGGAGGGGTGCGTGGTCACGTACGACGGCATCGAGTTCCGCCCGAACTGGCCCCAGGACCTGAGGGACGGCAGCTGA
- the ectA gene encoding diaminobutyrate acetyltransferase, whose translation MTAAPTDLPAEFLEMPEGLRIDRPEVADGAALWRIAKDSETLDLNSSYSYLLWCRDFAGTSVVARDTADPEGLPVGFVTGYVRPERPDTLLVWQVAVDASHRGRGLAAALLDGLTARVARERTISGVETTITPGNIASERLFTSYAARHGASVEREVLFGSGHFPHSPDGPHDPEVLYRIGPLSL comes from the coding sequence ATGACCGCCGCACCGACAGACCTGCCAGCGGAATTCCTGGAAATGCCGGAAGGCCTTCGGATCGACCGTCCGGAGGTGGCCGACGGGGCCGCCCTCTGGCGCATCGCCAAGGACTCCGAGACCCTCGACCTGAACTCCTCGTACAGCTATCTGCTGTGGTGCCGCGACTTCGCCGGCACCTCGGTGGTCGCACGCGACACGGCGGACCCGGAGGGGCTCCCCGTCGGTTTCGTCACCGGGTACGTCCGGCCCGAGCGCCCGGACACCCTGCTCGTCTGGCAGGTCGCCGTCGACGCCTCGCACCGCGGACGCGGACTGGCCGCGGCCCTGCTCGACGGACTGACCGCGCGGGTCGCCCGGGAGCGGACGATCAGCGGGGTCGAGACCACCATCACGCCCGGCAACATCGCCTCCGAGCGCCTCTTCACCTCGTACGCCGCCCGCCACGGCGCGAGTGTCGAGCGCGAGGTGCTGTTCGGGTCGGGGCACTTCCCGCACAGCCCCGACGGGCCCCACGACCCCGAAGTCCTGTACCGCATCGGTCCCCTCTCCCTCTGA
- the thpD gene encoding ectoine hydroxylase — protein MTTLTDLYPSRGATEVSVPRQDPVLWGAPDAPGPITGSELLAYERDGFLPVEELLDEDEVAVYRQELERIVTDPAIRADERSIVEPKSLEIRSVFEVHRISEIFARLVRDERVVGRARQILGSDVYVHQSRINVKPGFGASGFYWHSDFETWHAEDGLPNMRTVSVSIALTENYDTNGGLMIMPGSHRTFLGCAGSTPKDNYKQSLQMQDAGTPSDEALTGFATRHGIKLFTGRAGSATWFDCNCMHGSGDNITPFPRSNVFIVFNSVENAAVEPFAAPVRRPDFIGARDFTPVR, from the coding sequence ATGACCACCCTCACCGATCTCTACCCCAGCCGCGGCGCCACCGAGGTGTCCGTACCCCGCCAGGACCCCGTCCTGTGGGGTGCGCCGGACGCGCCCGGCCCGATCACCGGCTCCGAGCTGCTCGCGTACGAGCGCGACGGCTTCCTCCCCGTCGAGGAGCTCCTCGACGAGGACGAGGTCGCCGTGTACCGGCAGGAGCTGGAGCGGATCGTCACCGATCCCGCGATCCGCGCGGACGAACGCTCGATCGTCGAGCCGAAGTCGCTGGAGATCCGGTCCGTCTTCGAGGTGCACCGGATCAGCGAGATCTTCGCCCGTCTCGTCCGCGACGAGCGCGTGGTCGGGCGGGCCCGGCAGATCCTCGGCTCGGACGTCTACGTCCACCAGTCGCGGATCAACGTCAAGCCGGGCTTCGGGGCCAGCGGGTTCTACTGGCACTCGGACTTCGAGACCTGGCACGCCGAGGACGGGCTGCCGAACATGCGCACGGTGTCCGTGTCGATCGCGCTGACCGAGAACTACGACACCAACGGCGGTCTCATGATCATGCCGGGGTCGCACCGGACGTTCCTCGGCTGTGCGGGGTCCACCCCGAAGGACAACTACAAGCAGTCGCTTCAGATGCAGGACGCGGGTACGCCGTCCGACGAGGCGCTCACCGGCTTCGCCACCCGGCACGGCATCAAGCTCTTCACGGGCCGGGCCGGTTCGGCGACCTGGTTCGACTGCAACTGCATGCACGGCTCGGGCGACAACATCACCCCGTTCCCGCGCAGCAACGTCTTCATCGTGTTCAACAGCGTGGAGAACGCGGCGGTGGAGCCCTTCGCGGCGCCGGTGCGCAGGCCCGACTTCATCGGCGCCCGCGACTTCACCCCCGTGCGCTGA